The following are from one region of the Methanoculleus caldifontis genome:
- a CDS encoding flavodoxin family protein — MANGNVLLLCGSPRLEGNTAQVLRECAKVLESEGLKTETVLLAETRILSCTACGLCKSGECALDDGLNEIIAKIREADGFIVGTPVYFGTARGDVMAALQRIGMVSMASDNFLSRKVGGPIAVARRGGHTATIQELLMFYLINDMIVPGSTYWNMVFGHAPGEALNDEEGMRTVRRFAGNVAFLIKRLR; from the coding sequence ATGGCGAACGGAAACGTACTGCTCCTCTGCGGGAGCCCCCGGCTCGAGGGGAACACCGCACAGGTGCTCAGGGAATGCGCAAAGGTCCTCGAGAGCGAGGGGCTCAAGACCGAGACAGTCCTGCTTGCGGAGACGCGCATCCTCTCCTGCACGGCCTGCGGGCTCTGCAAAAGCGGGGAGTGCGCTCTCGACGACGGCTTGAACGAGATCATCGCAAAGATCCGGGAGGCGGACGGGTTCATCGTCGGCACCCCGGTCTACTTCGGGACGGCGCGGGGGGACGTCATGGCGGCGTTACAACGGATCGGGATGGTCTCGATGGCGTCGGATAATTTCCTCTCGCGCAAAGTGGGCGGCCCGATCGCCGTGGCGCGCCGGGGCGGGCATACCGCGACGATCCAGGAACTGCTGATGTTCTACCTCATCAACGACATGATCGTGCCGGGCTCGACGTACTGGAACATGGTCTTTGGGCACGCGCCGGGCGAGGCCTTGAACGATGAAGAGGGGATGCGGACGGTCCGCCGGTTCGCCGGGAACGTG
- a CDS encoding DUF362 domain-containing protein, translating into MADVYFANLRARGPHESKAAKIRRLFDAAGFDRVVRSGDLTAVKAHVGERGCDTYVNPVFVRQVVERVKGQGAHPFITDTATLYAGSRADAVRHTVTAIEHGFAYAVVGAPVIVADGLTGGYWEEVAVEGKHFGRVRIAGGIRTAGSMIVLSHVKAHDTAGFGGAIKNLAMGCAPPSGKAEQHAGRPYMEVERCGGCGKCTLVCPQAAMTLEDGRAAINPEHCVGCGDCMRACPSGAIEFDWTTEIRPFLERLCEYALGAVREKPGRVGYVNFLLNITPDCDCVPWSDAPIVPDIGILASTDPVAIDRASFDLVNSEQGFSRTHLAGNFAPGEDKFKGVWDYTDGEYQIAYAAEIGLGETDYRLIEV; encoded by the coding sequence ATGGCAGACGTTTATTTTGCCAATCTGCGGGCGCGGGGTCCGCACGAGAGCAAGGCCGCAAAGATCCGGCGCCTCTTTGATGCCGCCGGGTTCGACCGGGTGGTCCGGAGCGGGGACCTCACGGCCGTCAAGGCCCACGTCGGGGAGCGGGGGTGCGACACCTACGTCAACCCGGTCTTCGTCCGGCAGGTGGTCGAGAGGGTGAAGGGGCAGGGAGCCCACCCGTTCATCACGGATACCGCCACTCTCTATGCCGGGAGCCGGGCGGACGCGGTCCGGCACACGGTCACGGCCATCGAGCACGGCTTTGCTTACGCGGTCGTCGGGGCCCCGGTGATCGTGGCGGACGGCCTTACCGGCGGCTACTGGGAGGAGGTCGCGGTCGAGGGGAAGCACTTCGGCCGCGTCCGGATAGCAGGGGGTATCCGGACGGCCGGGAGCATGATCGTCCTCTCGCACGTCAAGGCCCATGACACCGCCGGGTTCGGCGGGGCGATCAAGAACCTGGCGATGGGCTGCGCCCCGCCGTCGGGGAAGGCGGAGCAGCACGCCGGCCGGCCGTATATGGAGGTCGAGCGGTGCGGGGGGTGCGGGAAGTGCACCCTGGTCTGCCCGCAGGCGGCGATGACCCTCGAGGACGGGCGGGCGGCGATCAACCCGGAGCACTGCGTCGGGTGCGGCGACTGCATGCGCGCCTGCCCCTCGGGAGCGATCGAGTTCGACTGGACGACGGAGATCAGGCCGTTCCTTGAACGGCTCTGCGAGTACGCCCTCGGTGCCGTCCGCGAGAAGCCCGGCCGGGTCGGCTACGTCAACTTCCTCCTCAACATCACCCCCGACTGCGACTGCGTCCCCTGGAGCGACGCGCCGATCGTCCCCGACATCGGGATCCTGGCCTCGACCGACCCGGTCGCGATCGACCGGGCGAGCTTCGATCTCGTCAACAGCGAGCAGGGGTTCTCCCGGACACACCTCGCGGGGAACTTTGCTCCCGGTGAGGACAAGTTTAAGGGGGTCTGGGATTACACGGACGGCGAGTACCAGATCGCGTACGCGGCGGAGATCGGGCTCGGCGAGACCGATTACCGGCTGATCGAGGTGTGA
- a CDS encoding GNAT family N-acetyltransferase — translation MSSELVRELRSEEFPLADEVWRDYHGMTADPAHDRVFAVFAGGRIVSLARCRRHPDGSMEVDGVFTPEIYRGRGYARKVVRALVVACHNDDLYMYAVESLTALYAEFGFVSIPERDLPPPIRERYTWAAGNMEGAEVRPMRRRAGL, via the coding sequence GTGTCGTCTGAGCTGGTCCGGGAGCTCCGGAGCGAGGAGTTCCCTCTCGCGGATGAGGTCTGGCGCGATTACCACGGGATGACCGCCGACCCGGCTCATGACAGGGTCTTCGCGGTCTTTGCCGGGGGCCGGATCGTCTCCCTCGCCCGGTGCCGGCGGCACCCCGACGGGAGCATGGAGGTCGACGGGGTCTTCACGCCCGAGATCTATCGGGGCAGGGGGTATGCCCGCAAGGTGGTCCGGGCGCTCGTCGTCGCCTGCCACAACGACGACCTCTACATGTACGCGGTCGAGAGCCTCACGGCCCTCTACGCGGAGTTCGGGTTCGTCTCGATCCCGGAACGCGACCTCCCTCCCCCCATCCGGGAGCGCTACACCTGGGCGGCGGGGAACATGGAGGGCGCGGAGGTCCGGCCGATGCGCAGGCGGGCCGGGTTGTGA
- a CDS encoding PAS domain-containing protein, with amino-acid sequence MSPGNLFSGTKNRVAIIAGLSALTLGGNLLGLLLDVPEGILPLPALPLSIPIILASYWYPRRGLVFSAGLAAAYAVSVFLLSPPDPLLALAIVPRAIFLVLVGGVVALLALRLRESEQQMNEIIEFLPDATFAIDREGKVIAWNRAMEEMTGVEKEAMLGRGDHEYAVPFYGERRPLLVDRVLQGEGAGRPLVTEAAATRLQGRKGAHLRFTATALLDREGNVTGAIESIRDVSDQVMMETALQNAGRQLNTLTGILRTDLANRLTVLYGHLSVGVMKFDDPAVLSFIDDLNDAANGIRRQLEISRAFPDIGTSPPAWMPVQETVLAAAATLPFENVALEAWTERLEVFADPHLGTVFTHLFENALDPRTGVRRVVVTYHLRPEGCAIVVEDDGTGIPEAEKPALFAQRPEGYGHGLVLAREILSITGIAIRETGTPGDGARFELLVPPEGYRVV; translated from the coding sequence ATGAGCCCCGGCAACCTCTTTTCCGGCACGAAGAACCGCGTCGCGATCATCGCCGGCCTCTCGGCGCTCACCCTCGGAGGAAACCTCCTCGGCCTGCTCCTCGACGTCCCGGAGGGGATCCTCCCCCTCCCGGCCCTCCCGCTCAGCATCCCGATCATCCTCGCGAGTTACTGGTATCCCCGCCGCGGCCTCGTCTTCTCCGCCGGCCTTGCCGCCGCCTACGCAGTCTCGGTCTTCCTCCTCTCCCCGCCCGATCCGCTCCTCGCGCTCGCCATCGTCCCCCGGGCGATCTTCCTCGTCCTCGTCGGGGGGGTGGTCGCGCTCCTCGCGCTCCGGCTCCGCGAGTCCGAGCAGCAGATGAACGAGATCATCGAGTTCCTGCCCGATGCGACGTTTGCCATCGACCGCGAGGGGAAGGTCATCGCCTGGAACCGCGCGATGGAGGAGATGACCGGGGTCGAGAAGGAGGCGATGCTCGGCCGGGGCGACCACGAGTACGCCGTCCCCTTCTACGGGGAGCGGCGGCCGCTCCTCGTCGACCGGGTCCTCCAGGGCGAGGGGGCGGGCCGCCCCCTCGTCACGGAGGCCGCCGCCACCCGCCTCCAGGGCAGGAAAGGGGCGCATCTCCGGTTCACGGCGACCGCGCTCCTCGACCGGGAAGGGAACGTCACGGGGGCCATCGAGTCCATCCGGGACGTGAGCGACCAGGTGATGATGGAGACCGCCCTCCAGAACGCCGGCCGCCAGCTCAACACCCTGACGGGCATCCTGCGCACGGACCTCGCGAACCGGCTTACGGTCCTCTACGGTCACCTCTCGGTCGGGGTGATGAAGTTCGACGATCCCGCGGTCCTCTCGTTCATCGACGACCTGAACGATGCCGCGAACGGTATCCGGCGGCAGCTTGAGATCTCCCGCGCCTTCCCCGACATCGGGACGTCGCCGCCGGCATGGATGCCCGTGCAGGAGACGGTCCTCGCGGCCGCCGCCACCCTCCCCTTCGAGAACGTCGCCCTCGAGGCGTGGACAGAGCGGCTCGAGGTCTTCGCCGACCCCCACCTCGGGACGGTCTTCACCCATCTCTTCGAGAACGCCCTCGACCCGCGGACGGGCGTGAGGAGGGTCGTCGTCACCTACCATCTCCGCCCGGAAGGCTGCGCGATCGTCGTCGAGGACGACGGGACCGGGATACCCGAAGCGGAGAAGCCGGCCCTCTTCGCCCAGAGGCCGGAGGGCTACGGGCACGGGCTCGTCCTCGCCCGCGAGATCCTCAGCATAACCGGGATCGCCATCCGCGAGACCGGGACGCCGGGCGACGGGGCGCGGTTCGAACTCCTGGTGCCGCCGGAGGGATATCGTGTCGTCTGA
- a CDS encoding hybrid sensor histidine kinase/response regulator — MQKGPISILVVEDSRTQAELLRHMLEQEGYDVTLAADGETALRKMEAIRPAIVLTDVVMPGMDGYDLCRRIKQDLPGIPVILVTNLFDPADVLRGLAAGADSFIVKPVEPGLVRSQLEAVLRTAERADPDSTPLEVSFAGSTYIVAAGRLRILNTLLSTYTVAVAKNAELQEAQEQLHTLNEQLTDTVEELSCSNESLAAENQERRRVEKALADANKKLQLMASITRHDLLNQLSALWGYLDLALMLREKDPAGAWQHIESAAGMVNRIDNTVKFTAEYQKVGAAAPVWQEIRAVADRSVRHVAPGAVTVRNDVPPGVEVCADPLIEKVFANLIENALRYGKTLTTITFSLRREADGTSTILCEDDGVGVAPGEKEKIFSYAYGMNTGLGLFLAREILAITGITIQETGTPGNGARFELRCPAEVIRAPGE; from the coding sequence ATGCAGAAAGGACCCATCAGCATTCTGGTAGTGGAGGACAGCCGGACACAGGCCGAGCTCCTCCGGCATATGCTCGAACAGGAGGGATACGACGTCACCCTGGCGGCGGACGGCGAGACCGCGCTCCGGAAGATGGAAGCGATCCGGCCCGCGATCGTCCTGACCGACGTCGTGATGCCGGGGATGGACGGCTACGACCTCTGCCGCCGGATCAAGCAGGACCTCCCGGGAATCCCGGTCATCCTGGTCACCAACCTCTTCGACCCCGCCGACGTGCTGCGGGGCCTCGCCGCCGGGGCCGACAGTTTCATCGTCAAGCCGGTCGAGCCCGGGCTTGTCCGCTCCCAGCTCGAGGCAGTCCTCCGGACGGCTGAGCGGGCCGACCCGGACAGCACCCCGCTCGAGGTCTCGTTTGCCGGCAGCACCTACATCGTCGCCGCCGGGAGACTCCGGATCTTAAACACGCTCCTGTCGACGTATACCGTCGCGGTGGCAAAGAACGCCGAGCTCCAGGAGGCCCAGGAGCAGCTGCACACCTTAAACGAGCAGCTCACGGACACCGTCGAGGAGCTCTCGTGCAGCAACGAGAGCCTCGCAGCCGAGAACCAGGAACGCAGGCGCGTGGAGAAGGCGCTCGCGGATGCGAACAAGAAACTCCAGCTCATGGCGAGCATCACCCGCCACGACCTCTTGAACCAGCTCTCGGCGCTCTGGGGATACCTCGACCTTGCCCTGATGCTGCGCGAGAAGGACCCGGCCGGCGCGTGGCAGCATATCGAGAGCGCCGCCGGGATGGTGAACCGTATCGACAACACCGTCAAGTTCACCGCCGAGTACCAGAAGGTGGGCGCCGCGGCCCCCGTCTGGCAGGAGATCCGGGCGGTCGCGGACCGGTCGGTCCGGCACGTCGCGCCGGGCGCGGTGACCGTCAGGAACGACGTCCCCCCCGGGGTGGAGGTCTGTGCCGACCCGCTCATCGAGAAGGTCTTTGCGAACCTGATCGAGAACGCGCTCCGGTATGGAAAGACCCTCACGACGATCACCTTCAGCCTCCGGCGGGAGGCCGACGGGACCTCGACGATCCTCTGCGAGGACGACGGCGTCGGGGTCGCTCCCGGCGAGAAGGAGAAGATCTTCTCCTACGCCTACGGCATGAACACCGGCCTCGGCCTCTTCCTGGCCCGGGAGATCCTCGCCATCACCGGGATCACTATCCAGGAGACGGGGACCCCCGGCAACGGAGCGCGGTTCGAGCTCCGCTGTCCGGCGGAGGTGATCCGTGCACCCGGCGAGTAG
- a CDS encoding hybrid sensor histidine kinase/response regulator, which produces MAGSDEEFRARLLETFREEAEEYLESITAGLIDLEKSGPDPATVESVYRRIHSLKGAARAVNLREIESVCQTLETVFSLVKKGEYVPGVEDFDLFFRTVAVARALLRNERPPEAAGEIIAALRAIPGHEKPAAALRPREACPSPAAVERAGGTVRIAAQKLDRLTTGADGLLSTRLSIAQRVRELEEMTARFAFWQWNHSQAFNDLNLIRRRAFGDGKAALPPDLVLPLQRAVEFQEYNREFVTSLQHDLAAYARAMEIDRAALEAGTSVIADLVHDAALLPASSILAPFSAFVREFSRTSGKSVDLAIEGGELEVDRRILDALREPIMHLIRNSIDHGIEEPETRLAGKKPAGGTVRIRVFPRSGSRVGIEVADDGAGIDGNAIRRTAVETGVLSASENAALTDSEAIWLIFRSGLTTSRVVTDLSGRGLGLAIVEDSVSRLGGEVTVSSAVGRGTAITLSVPVRMATLRGLLVRAERQVYVLPMQQVRQVLRVRPDFLDLERGRPAIRIAGETIEVIRLTDALGIPPSGSDDPSRATPLVIIAYGAGQIACMVDEVIRVQEIVVRPLGAQLRSVRRVDGAVILGDGRVALVLDPLELIQDAMQTERPAAFPAAPEEGAKRILVVEDSVTSRVLLREILEKAGYQVETAVDGIDALGRLKEHEFDMVVSDVDMPRMNGFVLVEKIRARDRRIPVALVTSLDSPEDREQGRAVGADAYIVKSSFETGGFLDMIRRLERR; this is translated from the coding sequence ATGGCCGGATCGGACGAAGAATTCCGCGCCCGCCTCCTCGAGACCTTCCGCGAGGAGGCGGAGGAGTACCTGGAGTCGATCACCGCGGGCCTGATCGACCTCGAGAAGTCGGGGCCCGATCCCGCGACGGTCGAGTCGGTCTACCGGAGGATCCACAGCCTGAAGGGGGCCGCACGGGCGGTCAACCTCCGCGAGATCGAGTCCGTCTGCCAGACGCTCGAGACGGTCTTTTCCCTGGTGAAGAAGGGCGAGTACGTTCCCGGCGTCGAGGACTTCGACCTCTTCTTCCGGACAGTCGCGGTCGCGAGAGCCCTCCTCCGGAACGAACGGCCGCCGGAGGCGGCGGGCGAGATCATCGCCGCGCTCCGGGCCATCCCGGGCCACGAGAAGCCTGCCGCCGCCCTGCGGCCCCGGGAGGCCTGCCCTTCCCCCGCGGCGGTGGAGCGGGCAGGCGGCACGGTCAGGATCGCGGCCCAGAAACTCGACCGGCTCACGACGGGAGCGGACGGCCTTCTCTCGACCCGGCTCTCCATCGCACAGCGGGTGCGCGAGCTCGAGGAGATGACCGCCCGCTTCGCCTTCTGGCAGTGGAACCACTCCCAGGCCTTCAACGACCTCAACCTCATCCGCAGGAGGGCGTTCGGCGACGGGAAGGCGGCGCTCCCTCCCGACCTGGTCCTCCCGCTCCAGCGGGCGGTCGAGTTCCAGGAGTACAACCGCGAGTTCGTCACCTCCCTGCAGCACGACCTCGCCGCCTACGCCCGGGCCATGGAGATCGACCGCGCGGCGCTCGAGGCGGGGACCTCCGTCATCGCCGACCTGGTCCACGACGCGGCGCTCCTCCCGGCATCGAGCATACTCGCGCCGTTCTCCGCGTTCGTGCGGGAGTTCTCCCGGACCTCGGGCAAGTCGGTCGACCTCGCGATCGAGGGGGGCGAGCTCGAGGTGGACCGGCGGATCCTCGACGCCCTGCGGGAACCGATCATGCACCTCATCCGCAACAGCATCGACCACGGGATCGAGGAGCCGGAGACCCGGCTCGCAGGGAAGAAGCCTGCCGGCGGCACCGTGCGGATCCGGGTCTTCCCCCGCTCGGGGAGCCGGGTCGGGATCGAGGTGGCCGACGACGGCGCCGGGATCGACGGCAACGCCATCCGGCGGACCGCCGTCGAGACCGGGGTCCTCTCGGCGAGCGAGAACGCGGCCCTGACGGACAGCGAGGCGATCTGGCTCATCTTCCGCTCAGGGCTGACGACGAGCCGGGTCGTCACCGACCTCTCCGGGAGGGGGCTTGGCCTTGCCATCGTCGAGGACAGCGTCTCCCGTCTCGGCGGGGAGGTGACGGTCTCCTCGGCGGTCGGGAGAGGCACCGCGATCACCCTCTCCGTCCCGGTGCGGATGGCCACTCTCCGCGGGCTGCTGGTCCGTGCAGAACGGCAGGTCTATGTCCTCCCGATGCAGCAGGTGAGACAGGTCCTCCGGGTCCGGCCGGACTTCCTGGATCTCGAGCGGGGCCGGCCGGCGATCCGGATAGCGGGAGAGACGATCGAGGTCATCCGGCTCACCGACGCTCTGGGGATCCCCCCGTCCGGCTCCGATGACCCCTCGCGCGCAACGCCGCTCGTCATCATCGCCTACGGGGCGGGGCAGATCGCCTGCATGGTCGACGAGGTGATCCGGGTGCAGGAGATCGTCGTCCGGCCGCTCGGTGCGCAGCTCCGCTCTGTTCGCCGGGTCGACGGGGCCGTGATCCTCGGCGACGGGCGGGTGGCGCTCGTCCTCGACCCGCTCGAACTGATCCAGGACGCCATGCAGACGGAGCGGCCGGCAGCCTTCCCGGCGGCCCCGGAGGAGGGTGCTAAAAGGATCCTCGTCGTGGAGGACTCGGTCACGTCGAGGGTCCTGCTCAGGGAGATCCTGGAGAAGGCCGGATATCAGGTAGAGACCGCCGTCGACGGCATCGACGCACTCGGAAGGCTTAAGGAGCATGAGTTTGATATGGTCGTTTCAGACGTTGATATGCCCCGGATGAACGGCTTCGTGCTCGTCGAGAAGATACGCGCCCGCGACCGCCGGATCCCGGTGGCGCTGGTCACCTCGCTCGACTCGCCCGAGGACCGGGAGCAGGGGAGAGCGGTCGGTGCGGACGCGTATATCGTCAAGAGCAGTTTCGAGACGGGGGGGTTCCTCGATATGATCCGCCGTCTGGAGCGCCGCTGA
- a CDS encoding methyl-accepting chemotaxis protein has product MFAFFSDMKVGTKILVICLFLAIIPALMLGLVAYTSSSGVINDQIETLLETQVHDAKGWTNDVYKLTRNKVNSDLNVLRENFYARGTPEVNGEQLVLVNSNGERYVINDNFEIVDQVQSLVGGAATVFQVYDDHAVRISTNVIGTDGTRAVGTELTQNVYDVVVNQGETYYGSRDLFGKRYVTAYEPIKDGSGRVVGVLFVGTEEEETLDVVKASLRDTIIGRNGYMFVADSTGQVLVHPSLEGENWAREDFFQEMLVNKVGVIRHEIDGTDIIDAYTYYEPLDWYIVSRAELSDFTGPIDTIRNTIIVVLLASVAIGVVIAILFGRSISDPLQQVVLMLKELRNGHLSARLNIRRQDEIGVMAATMDEFAGDLQTNVVGNLQKIALGEYVKEFPVTDEGDEIRPALTMMVQSLDHLHKETIKLTDAARAGDLSIRGDETAFRGGYRMIIAGFNKTLESITEPVDEAMRLARFYASGDFTARFNEEIPVAGEFVAYRDALNTIGIELSRLMKLISEELYEGVSVLSLASNEILAVTNELSTASSQTAATVNDTSDSVESVRKKTELVSQKTKDVSEKAMRALDVSKGGEKSVHEILEGMNQIQQQMDMIRMNVIRLSEQSQAVGEIIATVTDISEQSNLLAVNASIEAAKAGEFGKGFAVVATEIHNLAEQSKKATANIRVILTDIQRGISSTAVSTEQGIRSVADAARLTSNAQEAIEVLARSIAETSREVIEIATSIQTQAAGVDQISRAMENIRDAAQKNLETTHKAEKTAEDLHELGDRLKRITQQYRV; this is encoded by the coding sequence ATGTTCGCGTTTTTTTCAGACATGAAAGTCGGGACGAAGATCCTGGTCATCTGCCTCTTCCTTGCGATCATCCCCGCGCTCATGCTCGGCCTGGTAGCGTATACCAGTTCGAGCGGGGTGATCAACGACCAGATCGAGACGCTGCTTGAGACGCAGGTCCACGACGCGAAGGGATGGACCAACGACGTCTACAAGCTGACGCGCAACAAGGTGAACAGCGACCTCAACGTCCTCCGGGAGAACTTCTACGCCCGGGGCACGCCCGAGGTGAACGGCGAGCAGCTGGTGCTGGTGAACAGCAACGGCGAGCGCTACGTCATCAACGACAACTTCGAGATCGTCGACCAGGTCCAGTCCCTGGTCGGCGGGGCGGCGACGGTCTTCCAGGTCTACGACGACCACGCCGTCCGCATCTCCACGAACGTCATCGGGACCGATGGCACGCGGGCGGTCGGGACCGAGCTGACCCAGAACGTCTACGACGTCGTGGTGAACCAGGGCGAGACCTACTACGGGAGCCGCGACCTCTTCGGCAAACGCTACGTCACGGCCTACGAGCCGATCAAGGACGGCAGCGGCAGGGTCGTCGGGGTGCTCTTCGTCGGGACGGAGGAGGAGGAGACGCTCGACGTCGTCAAGGCGAGCCTGCGGGATACGATCATCGGCAGGAACGGCTACATGTTCGTCGCCGACAGCACCGGCCAGGTCCTCGTCCACCCCTCCCTCGAGGGCGAGAACTGGGCGAGGGAGGACTTCTTCCAGGAGATGCTCGTAAACAAGGTCGGGGTCATCCGCCACGAGATCGACGGCACCGATATCATCGACGCCTACACCTACTACGAGCCGCTCGACTGGTACATCGTCTCGCGGGCCGAGCTCTCCGACTTCACCGGACCGATCGACACGATCCGGAACACGATCATCGTCGTCCTCCTCGCATCCGTCGCGATCGGCGTCGTGATCGCCATCCTCTTCGGCCGCTCGATCTCCGACCCGCTCCAGCAGGTGGTGCTGATGCTCAAGGAACTCAGGAACGGCCACCTCTCCGCCCGGCTCAACATCCGCCGGCAGGACGAGATCGGGGTGATGGCCGCGACCATGGACGAGTTCGCCGGCGACCTCCAGACGAACGTCGTCGGGAACCTCCAGAAGATCGCTCTCGGCGAGTACGTCAAGGAGTTCCCGGTCACCGACGAGGGCGACGAGATCCGGCCCGCGCTCACGATGATGGTCCAGTCGCTCGACCACCTCCACAAGGAGACGATCAAACTCACGGACGCAGCCCGCGCCGGCGACCTCTCCATCCGCGGCGACGAGACGGCGTTCCGCGGCGGCTACCGGATGATCATCGCCGGGTTCAACAAGACCCTCGAGTCGATCACGGAGCCGGTGGACGAGGCGATGCGGCTTGCCCGGTTCTACGCCTCCGGCGACTTCACCGCCCGGTTCAACGAGGAGATCCCGGTCGCCGGCGAGTTCGTCGCCTACCGCGACGCCCTCAACACCATCGGGATCGAGCTCTCGCGGCTGATGAAGCTGATCAGCGAGGAGCTCTACGAAGGGGTCTCGGTCCTCTCCCTCGCCTCGAACGAGATCCTGGCGGTCACGAACGAACTCTCGACGGCGAGTTCGCAGACGGCCGCGACGGTGAACGATACCTCCGACTCCGTCGAGAGCGTCAGGAAGAAGACCGAACTCGTGAGCCAGAAGACGAAAGACGTCTCGGAGAAGGCGATGCGGGCGCTCGACGTCTCCAAAGGCGGCGAGAAGTCCGTCCACGAGATCCTCGAGGGTATGAACCAGATCCAGCAGCAGATGGACATGATCCGGATGAACGTCATCCGGCTCTCGGAGCAGAGCCAGGCCGTCGGCGAGATCATCGCGACGGTGACCGATATCTCCGAACAGTCCAACCTCCTCGCGGTGAACGCCTCGATCGAGGCCGCAAAGGCCGGCGAGTTCGGGAAAGGGTTCGCGGTCGTGGCGACCGAGATCCACAACCTCGCCGAGCAGTCGAAGAAGGCGACCGCAAACATCCGCGTCATCCTCACCGATATCCAGCGGGGTATCTCCTCGACCGCGGTCTCGACCGAGCAGGGAATCCGGTCCGTCGCGGACGCGGCCCGGCTGACGAGCAACGCTCAGGAGGCGATAGAGGTGCTCGCCCGGTCGATCGCGGAGACTTCGCGCGAAGTCATCGAGATCGCGACATCGATCCAGACGCAGGCTGCCGGGGTCGACCAGATCTCCCGCGCGATGGAGAACATCCGCGACGCGGCCCAGAAGAACCTCGAGACCACCCACAAGGCGGAGAAGACCGCCGAGGACCTGCACGAACTCGGCGACCGCTTGAAGAGGATCACCCAGCAGTACCGGGTCTAG
- a CDS encoding chemotaxis protein CheW, translating to MSRPDLLSFTVAGVTCALPLAAVRQVTSMVALSPAGTMNLHGRAVPVYSARTLLGLPEKPPHPSEVLIVVRPGPDCAAVRVDGVRGVRENTAPPGESGVLLGEDGTVLIRDLPLFLEGGAAGRLPLTPTGEEALPETGRAASILAERAEALAQPEEEPHQTALSEILTFRIADREYAVETRYVREVFIVREITPVPGVPDFIVGISAERGEIVSIVDLARLFSLPGRGLTELNRVIVLSDGAMTFGILADYITDIGTTPTGDLAPVKPGATPIAGRYLLGAADGSRIVLDAAAILADPAMVICQTSR from the coding sequence ATGAGCCGCCCCGACCTCCTCTCCTTCACCGTCGCGGGAGTGACCTGCGCCCTCCCCCTCGCCGCCGTCCGGCAGGTCACGAGCATGGTGGCGCTCTCCCCGGCCGGCACCATGAACCTGCACGGCAGGGCCGTGCCGGTCTACTCCGCCCGGACGCTTCTCGGCCTCCCGGAGAAGCCTCCCCATCCCTCGGAAGTCCTGATCGTCGTCAGACCCGGCCCCGACTGCGCCGCCGTCCGGGTGGACGGGGTTCGGGGGGTGCGGGAGAACACGGCGCCGCCCGGCGAGAGCGGCGTCCTCCTCGGCGAAGACGGAACGGTCCTCATCCGCGACCTCCCCCTCTTCCTTGAGGGGGGCGCGGCCGGACGGCTCCCCCTCACCCCGACCGGTGAGGAGGCCCTCCCGGAGACCGGGAGAGCGGCCTCGATCCTCGCGGAGCGGGCAGAGGCGCTCGCGCAGCCGGAGGAGGAGCCGCACCAGACCGCGCTCTCCGAGATCCTCACCTTCAGAATCGCCGACCGGGAGTACGCCGTCGAGACCCGGTACGTCCGGGAGGTCTTCATCGTCCGCGAGATCACCCCGGTGCCCGGCGTGCCCGATTTCATCGTCGGGATCTCCGCCGAGAGAGGCGAGATCGTCTCCATCGTCGACCTCGCGCGGCTCTTCTCGCTCCCGGGACGGGGACTGACCGAACTCAACAGGGTGATCGTCCTCTCCGACGGGGCGATGACGTTCGGGATCCTCGCCGACTACATCACGGATATCGGCACCACGCCGACCGGCGATCTTGCGCCCGTAAAACCCGGCGCGACGCCGATCGCAGGACGGTACCTCCTCGGCGCCGCGGACGGCTCGCGGATCGTCCTCGACGCCGCGGCGATCCTCGCCGATCCCGCGATGGTGATCTGCCAGACATCCCGATAA